In the Zingiber officinale cultivar Zhangliang chromosome 5A, Zo_v1.1, whole genome shotgun sequence genome, TTAAAAGACAATGATCAATGGCAACTGAATATAGCAAAAATCTTGAATTCTTAACAAGTTATAGTTATTGATGTGTCAATTAAGAATCCAGATTTTCAGTGTTTTTGAGTTGTCAAATGTGTGAATGATGTGAATTGTAAAATGCTTAAATTTGAGCAGGGTAGGTTGTCCGAGTGTGACCTGAGATAGTTGAATGTGCCAGTATAGCATcaaagttcttttttttttttttgaaccgtCATAAAAAAATGAGTTTGAAGGTTAATCAAAATGCAccaaatcaaatccataaattGTGTTTGTCTAAGCTATTCAGAAAATTCATCAAATTTCAATTATTCTTCAGCTATCAACAGAAAAATCATACTGAAAGTCAATCAAAATTCAGCAAATCAAATCCTAAACCTGTGCTTGTCTAAACTATTTAAGCATTTGCATTTGGCGACCTGAATTTAAACTCCATTGAAGTTTATGTAGAAATAAATCTCTAGTAATACACATTCTTTGACCTCCTTCTACATGTAATGTTTTCTAactattataaattaaatctaCCTAATTTTATGAATTGTATTTTTCAAAAAGGCGTCCTAGGAGGTTTCAACAATAGTAGTTCCACCTAGTGGCTAGGTGGCTCTTTTAAAAAGGGGCCCAGGCAGAGACCTAACCAAgtcaagattttttttaataagttgttTGTTCATTTGACATTagttaacttttctaattttaatATTGCAATATAACactaattataaatttattatatattttattgcaatttaaatttatgactatgaattattaaattttatgtttattgtaatatttaatttcttaattgaaatgaaaaatataaaatggTTTATTGGTTATGCTTATTATTTAgtgtttatttataaattataatctgttatttttgtgattgcaaaaattatcttgatagattaagGATTCAGTTGTTCTACATAGAAGTTAATATTAATCATTCTTAATTTAATATCCTTATGCctatgttaataattttaatgTCGACTTCTTAGACACTAGGTAGTTGGCGACCGCCTATAACTTAGAAACATTGTTAATCATCTTCAAAGGTGTTCAGACAATCTTAATATGTTTTCTCTATTATATCCTCAATggtgtttaatttaattttatctatGCTAGTATCTTTGTGCATCCATCTTAGAATTTCATATTGCAACATCAAATTTTTGTATGAGTTATTCTTACACCTTCAACTCAAATCAATTCAACATATCTATATTCAGTCCAACATAACTAACTATAGAGATTTATAAATTGCTTTTGCACATCTTCATACCATATTTTCTCTCCTAATTGCTCCATAATAgtagtgttttttatttttacattttacTGAACCGCATGAACAAATTCAGTATTACTCATTTCACATATCTAATTTTAAAACTCCAAAAACACGTAGCACTTTTCCATTATACCCCTCTCTTCTTTCCAAATTCAAATTTTTGCTCAACCCattcaaaaaatcattactcttaaTTTACGATGACGAATTCAAATTTGAAGGCATGGATACATTAAGAGTGTTTCAAGAGTACATTGGTTTTGGTTTGAAGTCATTCGAagttctctaagtccatcaacTAGTGTTGGTTAGTGTCATTATCCTAGGTCTTATAATTAGCTTGTCATAAATTTTATTAAACCTTTGTGAGTTTAAAAATTCACTACTCTAAATTTACATTGTTGAATTCAGATTATTGGTATTGATTTGAAGTGATTTGGAGTTCTCTAGTCCATTAGCCACTTTTGTTGGCAAATAAACCTAGAGAACTCCTAATTACTTCAAACTAAACCAATTACTCTTACAAGCCTCCTTAATGTATCAATGTCCTGAAATATAAATTCGACAACGTAAATAGCAGTGAATTTTTGAATGGGTACAGCAAAAATTTGAATGTGGAAAGAAGGGAGCGGTATAATGGTAAAGCACTACATGTTTATggaattttgaaacttgagtacGTAAAATGAGTAATACTGAAACTTGTTCACACGGTTTAAAATACCTTCTATATTAACTCTATGTCGCCATTTCAGAATTCTCCTCTCTCCTACATCAACTCTTTGTATGTGTTATCTCCCAATAGTTTAACATTCTAATATATCAAGGCATGTTATACCGTATTTCTTTAAAAAAGACGCATCGGACCAAAGAGCCACACAAAGATAATATATGACTTACAATGCTTCTTTTCATCTCAGTCGCTCATTCTTCAAATTTTCATTAATGCCGCTTTCTTATTGAATTTCAAGTCCATCCATCCAAACTAttttttaatctttaatttttgTGAATTATACCATATTCTCAATATTAGATCTGCTCAACTTAAAACTTTTGATTTCTATACTCTCTCTCCACAATTCATACTTTGAGTTAATCTATTAAAGCTCTCATCAGTTGGATCAATATCATTTGAAAGCAAACACACCAATTAGGTTATAGGATTTCACAATTCAGTCCTAAGGATACAATTATACAAATGCAGAAATGCTCCTATGTAGTATAACAAAATTGTCATTTGCTTACTTTGTGATAAATAATTGCAGATAAGAAATGCAAATGAGAAACATAAGATAGCAACTAAGCTTATTGTCTAAGGAAACTGTGAAAATTAATTAATGGATCTGAATCAACTAAGAATGCAAAGGATCATCTTTGTTTCATATTCTACTGAACATCTTAGAGCTTGTTAACAGAAAAGAGACTTTTGGAACTTCACAGTGTGGTTACGTACTTATAGAAATAACAGATTATAGTTTTGGCACCAATAGAATGTTTACACCATAAAAAATGCTTTTATCACATCCAATGTGTCACAATTAGAGTACCTTTCAATCCTAGTGGAAGTTGATTGCTAAATAGGTACTTTCTAATGACTACATAGACTGCAACTGTTTAATAGACACAAAATTTTGAATGTGAAGACAATATGTTGTTGATGCCAATGGAGagcctttaaagcaaacattcaaATGGCAAACAGATGGAAGGATTCATTTGGTGCTATACCTAGGAAAACATATCCCAACAACACCTGAATAACTTCTACATAATGAGATGCATAATTATGATTCATGATAAGACTTTCTCTAAACAAACGCGCCGTTCATTTATTATGAAGAAAGGTTATTGACTAGTTAACTATTTATAATAGCTATGACACGGTGTTTAATAGAAACAATCActacttaaataaaatgaattttGATGCAGATAGTATCCAGAAAATGTTAGGAAAACAAGATCAATTGAAAGCACAAATAGATCAATGCAGAATATATTGTGATTTATCTGTTAGCTAAGGAAGAGTCTCGCACCTGAATACATATTCTAAAAATATCTTCTATAGGGATTGCTAGAACTCAAAATTAGACCGACACCTCCGTTGACGGCAAGTAATAAATGTCAACTAGCTTAGGGACCTTCTCTTTATATGGAAGCACAAACTTCTCAATGAACTTTTTATCAGATAGTCTCATATAAGAGAAGAAAGTCCCTTTTGCAGTCCATAAACTTTCGGACTTCAACAACTCCAACACCTGAAACCTAGGAATCACCCTTTTATCCAAACTATATAGCAGAATTAATGGACGTTGAGTGATGAAGGAAGGAGAATAGCCAACTTCCTTGACGAAAAATTCTATCTTCCTCTGAAGGTAAGGTTGAGAAATAGTTAACAAGGTTGGCGTTATCCTGACTGCAGTGAAGAAGTCTGACTCCGACCAACCAAGGCTcttaaaaaatttgattttggctTCGAATTTTTCTTTGTCGACACCGTAAAGAACAATAAGCAAGAGTGGATACATTGCCGATTGTCGGGGGACGCCCAACTCGTCGGCTCTACCGACCAAAGTCTGGAGTGAATCTAGTTTCTGGGCAAGGAACTCAGGGCGGCTTCTCATTACTTGAGACGCCTTCTCTTCTGAGATACCGCACACGTCCATAAGAAACTTGAGGTTGGGAAGGATTCTTTTCTCAACACTGCAGGTAAAAAACCATTTTTCCTGTAAACGCTTAAGAAGAAGCTCCCTCGATCCAAACAGACGATCCCAGAACTCCAACTTGGAGACGACAGAACGGATGTTATAGTGGAGGATACGTGGATATGATGTAATTATCTCTACTAGGTCGGACTGAGAGATTCCCGCGTCAAGCCAAGATCGGAACTTTGGCTCCACCTTTACGCAGACACTTCTGGGGTTGACATTGATAATCCTCTTGATGTGGGAGTCGGTGAAGCCCTGGGACTTCAAGAATTTGAGGAAGTAGTCGGGTTTCTGACTAGATTTGAGATCTGATAAGGAGCGGGAGACCTTGTATGCCTCGGCGGCAGATAAACCCCAGGAATCTACTAGGTACTCGACAACGGAAAACGGTTTCAGCGGAGGAACTGCGGAGGcagcggaggaagaagagaataggTTACTGGGTCGGAAGTGTGCCGGGATACTACGGATATGGCAGCGGATGACGAACGGCAGCATCGCGGCGGCGCTGTTTGAGTGTTTATCGCACGGAGAAGTGAAACCTAGTCACCTTATGGGAAGCGTTACGCAGAGAAAAGTGACGTGTTGCTGTGAAGCTGACAcgttttaatataaattttattggggGAAAATTAGAAGGGCGTTCCAAATTAAATCAAATGGACGCTCTCCTATCATTTTATCATTGATTCCGTATTATTGTAGAAGCTAGTTACATACTAATTTTTATATGTAATAAATATTATGGAATCTATATATTTATTTTACTCGATGAA is a window encoding:
- the LOC121981672 gene encoding transcription termination factor MTERF15, mitochondrial-like isoform X2, producing the protein MLPFVIRCHIRSIPAHFRPSNLFSSSSAASAVPPLKPFSVVEYLVDSWGLSAAEAYKVSRSLSDLKSSQKPDYFLKFLKSQGFTDSHIKRIINVNPRSVCVKVEPKFRSWLDAGISQSDLVEIITSYPRILHYNIRSVVSKLEFWDRLFGSRELLLKRLQEKWFFTCSVEKRILPNLKFLMDVCGISEEKASQVMRSRPEFLAQKLDSLQTLVGRADELGVPRQSAMYPLLLIVLYGVDKEKFEAKIKFFKSLGWSESDFFTAVRITPTLLTISQPYLQRKIEFFVKEVGYSPSFITQRPLILLYSLDKRVIPRFQVLELLKSESLWTAKGTFFSYMRLSDKKFIEKFVLPYKEKVPKLVDIYYLPSTEVSV